One Spinacia oleracea cultivar Varoflay chromosome 4, BTI_SOV_V1, whole genome shotgun sequence DNA segment encodes these proteins:
- the LOC110799419 gene encoding uncharacterized protein gives MPNAYQPPKFMFFDGKGNPKQHVAHFIETCNNAGTEGDLLVKQFVRSLKEVAFDWYTDELAPGSIDSWDQMEKMFLNRFFNTRRIVSMLELTQTNQLEGEPVVEYIDRWRTLSLQCKDHLHETSAIDMCIQGMDWDLVYILQGIRPRTIQDLATRAHEMENSLANHEEKSD, from the coding sequence ATGCCCAACGCTTATCAACCTCCCAAATTCATGTTTTTTGATGGAAAAGGAAATCCCAAACAACATGTTGCACATTTCATTGAAACGTGTAACAATGCTGGCACCGAAGGGGACTTGCTGGTGAAGCAGTTTGTTCGATCGCTAAAAGAAGTTGCCTTCGATTGGTACACAGACGAATTAGCTCCTGGATCAATCGATAGTTGGGATCAAATGGAGAAAATGTTCCTGAATCGCTTCTTCAACACTCGTCGTATTGTCAGCATGCTGGAGTTGACACAAACAAACCAGTTGGAAGGTGAACCGGTCGTAGAGTACATCGATCGCTGGCGGACATTGAGTCTTCAATGCAAGGATCATTTGCACGAAACTTCTGCAATTGACATGTGCATCCAAGGCATGGATTGGGACTTGGTCTACATCTTGCAAGGAATCAGGCCTAGAACAATCCAGGATTTGGCAACTCGAGCTCATGAAATGGAGAATTCGTTAGCCAATCATGAAGAAAAATCTGATTAG